In one window of Azotobacter salinestris DNA:
- the pilP gene encoding type 4a pilus biogenesis lipoprotein PilP — MKSARLVCIVALVGLSGCDVGSEFQDLQAYMDEVRARPKGTIEPLPEFQPYEAFTYSAAAMRSPFQPPVKIDLANHRRGSQDIRPDEGRVRQYLEGFNIEVFEMVGTLSNGAGMHALVRGAGGVHRVRLGDYLGRNHGRIVKINEASIDVVEIVPDGEGGWLERPRSLTLKERS; from the coding sequence ATGAAGTCTGCCCGTCTGGTTTGCATTGTGGCTCTTGTCGGACTTTCCGGTTGCGATGTCGGCAGCGAGTTTCAGGATTTGCAGGCTTATATGGATGAAGTGCGTGCACGGCCCAAGGGAACGATCGAGCCGCTGCCGGAGTTCCAGCCCTATGAGGCCTTCACCTACAGTGCGGCCGCCATGCGCAGCCCGTTCCAGCCGCCGGTGAAGATCGATCTGGCCAACCATCGTAGAGGCTCGCAGGACATTCGGCCGGACGAAGGCAGGGTCAGGCAATACCTCGAGGGGTTCAACATCGAGGTTTTCGAGATGGTCGGCACGCTTTCCAACGGGGCGGGCATGCACGCCCTGGTGCGCGGGGCAGGCGGCGTCCATCGGGTGAGGTTGGGCGACTATCTGGGGCGCAACCACGGCCGCATCGTCAAGATCAACGAAGCCTCCATCGATGTCGTGGAAATCGTTCCCGACGGCGAGGGCGGCTGGCTGGAGCGCCCGCGCAGTCTCACGTTGAAGGAGCGCTCGTGA
- a CDS encoding PilN domain-containing protein: MARINLLPWREQLREERRQRFLVTLGAVLLAAGGLVFLGDRYLNASIDAQRARNDFIRREIAVLDARIKEISELKTRRQQLLERMKIIQDLQGNRPIIGRVFEQLVRTLPDGVYFTSLKMTGKNIAIEGAAESNNRVSNLMRNLDGSEWLEAPNLTAVKAVTAGALDQANVFQLTVQQVQPGEDAAQVAGHAQAAAAVRGAGVPASKGAQEKKGGARK, translated from the coding sequence ATGGCGCGGATCAACCTTCTACCTTGGCGCGAGCAGCTCCGCGAGGAGCGCCGCCAGCGCTTTCTGGTCACGCTGGGGGCAGTGTTGCTGGCTGCCGGTGGTCTGGTTTTCCTGGGTGACCGGTACCTGAACGCGAGCATCGACGCGCAGCGTGCGCGCAACGATTTCATTCGTCGGGAGATCGCCGTGCTCGACGCGCGAATCAAGGAGATCAGCGAACTCAAGACCCGCCGTCAGCAGTTGCTGGAGCGGATGAAGATCATCCAGGACCTGCAGGGCAATCGGCCGATCATCGGCCGGGTGTTCGAACAGTTGGTCCGCACCTTGCCTGACGGCGTGTATTTCACCTCGTTGAAGATGACCGGCAAGAACATTGCTATCGAAGGGGCTGCCGAGTCCAACAACCGGGTTTCGAATTTGATGCGCAACCTGGACGGCTCGGAATGGCTCGAGGCGCCCAACCTGACTGCGGTGAAGGCTGTGACGGCCGGGGCCCTCGATCAGGCCAACGTGTTCCAGCTGACAGTGCAGCAGGTGCAGCCGGGAGAGGATGCTGCGCAGGTCGCCGGGCATGCGCAGGCCGCAGCTGCCGTGCGCGGTGCAGGGGTTCCCGCTTCGAAGGGTGCGCAGGAGAAAAAAGGAGGAGCGCGGAAATGA
- the pilQ gene encoding type IV pilus secretin PilQ translates to MNSTLSRLGISILAALLSPELLAADLKALDVAALPGDRVELKLSFDEPVPAPRGYTIEQPARIALDLPGVANKLGTKYRELGVGNARSVTLVEANERTRMIVNLAALSPYNTRAEGNNLYVVIGESATAPQQARTAPPPVAAASAPLAKPYVPAGKAVQGIDFQRGEQGEGNVIIDLSSPGMNPDIQEQGGKIRLDFSGAQLPESLRARLDVKDFATPVQFVSASSQGGKASILIEPTGMYDYLVYQADNRLTVSVKAKAQESNVRPGADRFAYTGEKLSLNFQDIDIRSVLQLIADFTNLNLVASDTVQGNITLRLQNVPWDQALDLVLKTKGLDKRKIGNVLLVAPADEIAARERQELEAQQQIAELAPLRRELVQVNYAKAADIAKLFQSVTSGEEVGEQRGSITVDERTNNIIAYQTQDRLDELRRIVAQLDIPVRQVMIEARIVEANVDYDKSLGVRWGGSFVNDQWSLYGKDGAQSIDDGQVFLPGTDKVGNFTLEDGVAPVPFVDMGVANSTSGLGIGFVSDHLILDLQLSAMEKTGNGEVISQPKVLTSDKETAKILTGEEIPYQEASSSGATSTSFKEAALSLEVTPQITPDNRIIMEVKVTKDQADFSKALNGVPPINKNEVNAKVLIGDGETIVIGGVFSNTQAKSVDKVPFLGDLPFIGRLFRRDVVADSKSELLVFLTPRILNNQAIAVSR, encoded by the coding sequence ATGAACAGCACCCTTTCGCGTCTCGGTATTTCGATCCTGGCTGCCCTGCTGTCGCCGGAATTGTTGGCGGCCGATCTCAAGGCCCTGGACGTGGCCGCCCTGCCTGGCGATCGGGTCGAACTCAAGTTGTCATTCGACGAGCCCGTGCCGGCTCCGCGCGGCTACACCATCGAGCAGCCGGCCCGTATTGCCCTGGATCTGCCCGGTGTGGCCAACAAACTGGGGACCAAGTACCGTGAGCTGGGTGTCGGCAACGCCCGCAGTGTCACCTTGGTCGAGGCGAACGAACGCACCCGGATGATCGTCAACCTGGCTGCACTGTCGCCCTACAACACGCGGGCCGAGGGCAACAACCTCTATGTGGTGATCGGCGAATCGGCCACCGCGCCCCAGCAGGCCCGCACTGCGCCGCCACCGGTCGCGGCGGCTTCGGCTCCGCTGGCCAAGCCCTACGTGCCGGCAGGCAAGGCGGTTCAGGGCATCGACTTCCAGCGGGGCGAGCAGGGCGAGGGCAACGTCATCATCGATCTGTCGAGCCCAGGCATGAATCCCGATATCCAGGAGCAGGGCGGCAAGATCCGCCTGGATTTTTCGGGGGCGCAGCTGCCGGAGTCCCTGCGGGCACGCCTGGACGTCAAGGATTTCGCCACACCCGTGCAGTTCGTGAGTGCTTCGAGCCAGGGTGGCAAGGCCAGTATCCTCATCGAGCCGACCGGCATGTACGACTACCTGGTCTACCAGGCCGACAATCGACTGACCGTCAGCGTCAAGGCGAAGGCCCAGGAGAGTAATGTCAGGCCCGGTGCCGATCGCTTCGCGTATACCGGTGAAAAGCTGTCGCTGAATTTCCAGGATATCGATATCCGTTCGGTTCTGCAGTTGATCGCCGACTTCACCAATCTCAACCTGGTGGCCAGCGACACCGTGCAGGGCAATATCACCCTTCGCCTGCAGAATGTGCCTTGGGATCAGGCGCTCGACCTGGTGCTCAAGACCAAGGGGCTGGACAAGCGCAAGATCGGCAACGTGCTTCTGGTGGCGCCGGCCGACGAAATCGCGGCACGCGAGCGTCAAGAGTTGGAGGCGCAACAGCAGATCGCCGAGCTGGCTCCCCTCCGTCGCGAGCTGGTTCAGGTGAACTATGCCAAAGCGGCGGACATCGCCAAGCTCTTCCAGTCGGTCACCAGCGGCGAAGAGGTTGGAGAGCAGCGTGGCTCCATCACGGTCGACGAGCGGACCAACAACATCATTGCCTACCAGACCCAGGATCGCCTGGACGAGTTGCGGCGGATCGTCGCCCAACTTGATATCCCGGTGCGCCAGGTGATGATCGAGGCGCGCATCGTCGAGGCCAATGTCGATTACGACAAGAGCTTGGGGGTGCGCTGGGGCGGAAGTTTCGTGAACGACCAGTGGAGCCTGTATGGCAAGGATGGCGCACAATCGATCGATGACGGGCAGGTGTTCCTGCCGGGGACCGACAAAGTCGGCAACTTCACGTTGGAGGATGGCGTGGCTCCCGTCCCCTTCGTCGACATGGGGGTTGCGAACAGCACCTCCGGTCTTGGCATTGGCTTCGTCTCCGATCATCTGATCCTCGATCTGCAGCTGTCGGCCATGGAGAAGACCGGCAACGGCGAGGTCATCTCCCAGCCCAAGGTGCTCACCTCGGATAAGGAGACGGCAAAGATTCTGACCGGCGAGGAGATCCCCTATCAGGAGGCCAGCTCCAGCGGTGCGACCAGCACCTCCTTCAAGGAGGCGGCGCTGTCGCTGGAGGTGACGCCGCAGATCACTCCCGACAACCGCATCATCATGGAAGTGAAGGTGACCAAGGATCAGGCGGACTTCTCCAAGGCCCTGAACGGGGTGCCGCCGATCAACAAGAACGAGGTCAATGCCAAGGTGCTGATCGGCGACGGCGAAACCATCGTGATCGGCGGGGTCTTCTCCAATACCCAGGCCAAATCCGTGGACAAGGTGCCTTTCCTCGGCGATTTGCCGTTCATCGGGCGTCTGTTCCGCCGCGACGTGGTTGCCGACAGCAAATCCGAGCTGCTTGTTTTCCTGACTCCGCGTATTCTTAATAACCAGGCTATTGCTGTGAGTCGTTGA
- a CDS encoding pilus assembly protein PilM, whose product MLGLFNKKAGSLLGIDISSTTVKLIELSRSGNRYRVEAYAVEPLPANAVVEKNIADLDGVGQTLSKVLAKAKTGTKNAAVAVAGSVVITKTVEMDAGLSEEEMETQLKLEADQYIPYPLEEVAIDFEVQGVLPRSPGRVEVLLAACRKENVEAREAVLALAGLTAKVVDVEAYAMERACGLLVNQLGGDPAGLIVAVVDIGATMMTLSVLHDGRTLYTREQLFGGRQLTDEIQRRYGLSVAEAGLAKKKGGLPEDYDSEVLQPFKEAVVQQVSRSLQFFFAAGQHNQVDYILLAGGTSSLPGLDQLIQQKTGTKTLVANPFAEMTLSPKVSAAALASDAPAMMVACGLAMRSFD is encoded by the coding sequence GTGCTAGGGCTCTTCAACAAGAAAGCGGGTTCATTACTGGGGATCGATATTAGTTCGACCACGGTCAAGCTTATCGAATTGAGTCGTTCGGGTAATCGTTACCGGGTGGAGGCCTATGCCGTCGAGCCGCTTCCTGCCAATGCCGTCGTCGAGAAGAATATCGCCGATCTCGATGGTGTCGGCCAGACCTTGAGCAAGGTACTGGCCAAGGCCAAGACCGGAACCAAGAATGCAGCGGTGGCCGTGGCCGGCTCCGTAGTGATCACCAAGACTGTCGAGATGGATGCCGGGCTTTCCGAAGAGGAAATGGAAACCCAGCTGAAGCTTGAGGCCGACCAATACATTCCCTATCCCCTCGAGGAAGTGGCGATCGACTTCGAAGTCCAGGGGGTGCTGCCGCGCAGCCCCGGCCGGGTCGAGGTGCTGCTCGCCGCCTGTCGCAAGGAAAACGTCGAAGCCCGCGAGGCAGTGCTGGCACTGGCCGGCCTGACGGCCAAGGTCGTTGATGTCGAGGCTTATGCCATGGAGCGTGCGTGCGGGCTGCTGGTCAATCAACTGGGCGGCGATCCGGCGGGGCTGATCGTGGCCGTCGTGGATATCGGCGCGACCATGATGACGCTCAGCGTATTGCATGACGGTCGCACCCTCTATACCCGTGAGCAGTTGTTTGGCGGCAGGCAGCTCACCGACGAAATCCAGCGCCGTTATGGGCTGTCCGTGGCCGAAGCCGGTCTGGCCAAGAAAAAAGGCGGACTTCCGGAAGACTACGACAGTGAGGTTCTGCAGCCGTTCAAGGAAGCCGTCGTACAGCAGGTGTCCCGTTCGCTGCAGTTCTTTTTTGCGGCGGGCCAGCACAACCAGGTCGACTACATCCTGCTGGCGGGTGGGACCTCTTCCCTGCCGGGGCTTGATCAGTTGATCCAGCAGAAGACCGGTACCAAGACCCTGGTGGCCAATCCGTTTGCCGAGATGACGCTGAGCCCCAAGGTGAGTGCAGCGGCTCTGGCCAGCGACGCTCCGGCCATGATGGTTGCCTGCGGTCTGGCGATGAGGAGTTTCGATTAG
- a CDS encoding SPOR domain-containing protein, which yields MTSLHADDALLTYYQFSHDPFAPRTPGFKFFPAQRKQVLGQLHHLAHYSRLLLVVSGPLGSGKTLLRQALVASSNKQTVLCVVVSARASARVDGLLRQVALGLGLAHADEQSILDQVEQLAAAGQDLYLLVDDAELLETAALDALLALAAGTDIGRPHVFLFGEPELVARLQSLDGGEERFHVLQLNPYTLNDTREYLAQRLEGAGSDIGVFSDEQIEAIRRESGGWPGEINRLARELLHEEMLAGYAEDDEEAPGLMLPRKHLLAMAVVAMAVAGAWFMHGGAEGETPVVAQQPPAEAPSAPTAGPAGAMPVQSAAGEVQPVLREPLAQAASEVDAEDIGIAGPAAVVAATTSAVLAPVTPSVPAPKPEVRAPAVVQPAPAPQSGSATQPPAVARPVTSSAPAPAPRVVAKPAVPAPAPATPTAPVAAKPAPTAVAPASRSPAAAQPGASAGGDWYRGQAASRYALQVLGTRSESSAQAFVRAQGAGYRYFRKLHQGQPLFVVTYGSFASRAEAQAAIKTLPASVQASKPWPRTFASIQQEAGVR from the coding sequence ATGACCAGTTTGCATGCAGACGACGCACTCCTGACCTACTACCAATTCAGCCACGACCCTTTCGCGCCGCGTACGCCGGGATTCAAGTTCTTTCCAGCGCAGCGCAAGCAGGTGCTCGGCCAGTTGCATCATCTTGCCCACTACAGCCGCCTGCTGCTGGTGGTCAGCGGGCCGCTGGGCAGTGGCAAGACGCTTCTCCGGCAGGCGCTGGTGGCCAGCAGCAACAAGCAGACGGTACTGTGCGTTGTGGTTTCTGCGCGGGCCTCGGCGCGTGTCGACGGTCTGCTGCGGCAGGTTGCGCTCGGGCTGGGGCTGGCGCATGCGGACGAGCAATCGATCCTGGATCAGGTGGAGCAGTTGGCCGCCGCTGGCCAGGATCTCTACCTTCTGGTGGACGATGCGGAGCTGCTGGAAACGGCTGCCCTCGATGCGCTGCTGGCCCTGGCGGCGGGCACTGATATCGGGCGGCCGCATGTGTTTCTGTTCGGCGAGCCGGAGCTGGTGGCGCGCCTGCAGTCTCTGGATGGCGGCGAGGAACGCTTCCATGTGCTGCAGCTGAATCCCTACACGCTGAACGACACGCGCGAATATCTGGCGCAGCGCCTGGAGGGGGCGGGCAGCGATATCGGGGTGTTCAGCGACGAGCAGATCGAGGCGATTCGCCGCGAGTCCGGTGGCTGGCCGGGAGAGATCAATCGGCTTGCTCGCGAGCTGCTGCACGAGGAAATGCTGGCCGGCTATGCGGAGGATGACGAGGAGGCGCCAGGCCTGATGCTGCCGAGAAAGCATCTGCTGGCCATGGCAGTGGTCGCCATGGCCGTGGCTGGGGCCTGGTTCATGCACGGTGGAGCGGAAGGCGAGACACCGGTTGTGGCGCAGCAGCCGCCGGCGGAGGCACCGAGCGCCCCGACTGCCGGGCCGGCTGGCGCCATGCCCGTGCAGTCCGCGGCGGGTGAAGTCCAGCCGGTGCTGCGCGAGCCGCTGGCCCAGGCGGCGAGCGAGGTGGACGCCGAGGATATCGGTATTGCCGGTCCGGCTGCGGTCGTGGCCGCCACCACTAGTGCCGTGCTTGCGCCGGTCACGCCGTCAGTGCCTGCGCCGAAGCCTGAGGTCAGGGCGCCTGCAGTGGTGCAGCCGGCGCCGGCTCCCCAGTCCGGATCGGCAACTCAGCCGCCAGCTGTCGCGAGGCCCGTTACGTCCTCCGCGCCGGCTCCTGCGCCGCGGGTCGTGGCGAAGCCCGCCGTGCCGGCCCCGGCGCCGGCCACTCCCACGGCGCCGGTCGCCGCGAAGCCGGCTCCGACGGCAGTGGCCCCCGCCTCTCGGTCGCCGGCTGCCGCACAGCCTGGCGCATCGGCGGGGGGCGACTGGTATCGCGGCCAGGCTGCCTCGCGCTATGCCCTGCAGGTGCTGGGCACACGCTCGGAGAGCAGTGCCCAGGCCTTCGTGCGAGCCCAGGGTGCGGGCTACCGCTACTTCCGGAAGCTACATCAGGGGCAGCCGCTGTTCGTGGTGACCTACGGCAGTTTCGCCAGCCGCGCCGAAGCGCAGGCGGCGATCAAGACCCTGCCGGCATCGGTGCAGGCCAGCAAGCCCTGGCCTCGCACCTTCGCCAGCATTCAGCAGGAGGCCGGCGTGCGCTGA
- the pilO gene encoding type 4a pilus biogenesis protein PilO, giving the protein MSLSESLESLRKVDLADLDLNNLGSWPAPVKVITCLLMLIAVLALGYNFHLKDLQAQLERERGEEGTLKQQFSTKAFQAANLEAYRQQMVEMEASFGALLRQLPSDTEVPGLLEDITRTGLGSGLEFEEIKLLEEVAQQFYIELPIQISVVGTYHDLATFVSGVASLPRIVTLHDFDIKPVASGDNTKLRMKILAKTYRYNDKGLRK; this is encoded by the coding sequence ATGAGCCTGTCCGAGTCCCTGGAAAGTTTGCGCAAGGTCGACCTGGCCGATCTGGATCTGAACAACCTCGGCTCGTGGCCGGCTCCAGTGAAGGTCATTACCTGCCTGCTGATGCTGATTGCCGTTCTGGCGCTGGGATACAACTTCCATCTCAAGGATCTGCAGGCCCAGCTAGAGCGGGAGCGAGGCGAAGAGGGAACCCTGAAACAGCAGTTTTCCACCAAGGCTTTCCAGGCTGCAAACCTGGAGGCCTATAGGCAGCAGATGGTGGAGATGGAGGCCTCTTTCGGTGCCCTGTTGCGGCAGTTGCCGAGCGATACCGAAGTACCGGGGCTGCTCGAGGATATCACCCGTACCGGCTTGGGCAGCGGACTGGAGTTTGAGGAAATCAAACTTCTCGAGGAAGTTGCCCAGCAATTTTATATCGAGTTGCCGATTCAAATATCCGTAGTGGGCACTTATCACGATCTCGCCACTTTTGTCAGTGGCGTCGCCAGCCTTCCGCGCATAGTCACCTTGCATGATTTCGATATAAAGCCCGTGGCCTCGGGAGACAATACGAAGTTGCGCATGAAGATATTGGCCAAGACTTATCGTTATAACGACAAGGGGCTGCGCAAATGA
- the aroB gene encoding 3-dehydroquinate synthase, which translates to MQTLQVDLGERSYPIYIGAGLLSQVECIVPHLAGRQVAVVTNETVAPLYLDQLIRTLAGHELTPIVLPDGEAFKHWETLQKIFDGLLEARHDRRTTIIALGGGVVGDMAGFAAACYQRGVDFIQIPTTLLSQVDSSVGGKTGINHPLGKNMIGAFYQPKAVVIDTATLATLPERELSAGLAEVIKYGLICDEPFLGWLESHMEALRALDSASLTEAIARSCAAKAQVVGADERESGVRATLNLGHTFGHAIETHMGYGSWLHGEAVAAGTVMALEMSRRLGWLDEAGRNRGIRLLQRAGLPVVPPAEMTADDFLRHMAVDKKVLGGRLRLVLLKRLGEAVVTGDFPHEALLATLDTDYRTLMEQISH; encoded by the coding sequence ATGCAGACGTTACAGGTTGATCTCGGCGAGCGCAGTTATCCCATCTATATCGGAGCCGGTCTGCTGAGCCAGGTGGAATGCATCGTTCCGCATCTGGCCGGCCGTCAGGTGGCGGTGGTCACCAACGAAACCGTGGCGCCGCTCTATCTGGACCAACTGATCCGGACTCTGGCCGGTCATGAACTGACGCCCATCGTGCTGCCGGATGGCGAAGCCTTCAAGCACTGGGAGACCCTGCAGAAGATTTTCGACGGCCTGCTCGAGGCCCGGCACGACCGGCGCACTACCATCATTGCCCTGGGCGGGGGAGTCGTCGGCGACATGGCTGGATTTGCTGCGGCCTGCTATCAGCGCGGGGTTGACTTCATCCAGATTCCGACCACCTTGCTGTCCCAGGTGGACTCCTCGGTCGGAGGCAAGACCGGCATCAATCACCCGCTGGGCAAGAACATGATCGGTGCCTTCTATCAGCCGAAGGCCGTGGTGATCGATACCGCCACGCTGGCGACCCTGCCGGAGCGGGAGTTGTCCGCCGGGCTGGCCGAGGTGATCAAGTACGGCCTGATCTGTGACGAGCCTTTCCTCGGCTGGCTGGAATCGCACATGGAAGCGCTTCGCGCCCTGGACTCGGCATCCCTGACCGAGGCCATCGCCCGCTCCTGCGCGGCCAAGGCGCAGGTGGTCGGTGCCGACGAACGCGAATCGGGGGTGCGCGCCACCCTGAATCTGGGACACACTTTCGGTCATGCCATCGAAACCCACATGGGCTACGGTTCGTGGCTGCATGGCGAGGCGGTGGCTGCGGGGACCGTCATGGCCCTGGAGATGTCCCGACGCCTCGGCTGGCTCGACGAGGCCGGGCGTAATCGCGGCATCCGTCTGCTGCAGCGGGCAGGCTTGCCCGTGGTGCCGCCGGCGGAGATGACGGCGGACGACTTCCTCAGGCACATGGCCGTCGACAAGAAGGTTCTGGGCGGTCGCTTGCGGCTGGTGCTGCTCAAGCGCCTGGGCGAAGCGGTGGTGACCGGGGATTTCCCGCACGAGGCCTTGCTGGCCACCCTGGATACCGACTACCGGACGCTGATGGAACAGATCAGTCACTGA
- the aroK gene encoding shikimate kinase AroK, producing MRNVILVGPMGSGKSTIGRLLAKELRLTFKDSDKEIEQRTGADIPWIFDVEGEKGFREREQAMIGELCASDGIVLATGGGAVLRPENRIALRAGGRIVYLHASVAQQLERTSRDRNRPLLRAADPGRVLSDLMLIRDPLYREIADLVVETDERPPRMVVEEILDRLHTLPPR from the coding sequence GTGCGAAATGTGATCCTCGTGGGCCCGATGGGCTCGGGCAAGAGTACCATCGGGCGTTTGCTTGCCAAAGAACTGCGGTTGACGTTCAAGGATTCCGACAAGGAAATCGAACAGCGTACCGGTGCCGACATTCCCTGGATCTTCGATGTGGAAGGAGAGAAGGGATTTCGCGAGCGCGAGCAGGCGATGATTGGAGAGCTTTGCGCCAGCGACGGCATCGTGCTCGCCACGGGTGGCGGTGCCGTGCTGCGGCCCGAGAATCGCATCGCCCTGCGCGCGGGCGGACGGATCGTCTATCTGCATGCCTCGGTTGCCCAGCAGCTGGAGCGTACTTCCCGCGACCGCAATCGTCCGCTGCTGCGTGCTGCCGATCCGGGGCGGGTGCTGAGCGATCTGATGCTCATCCGGGATCCCTTGTACCGGGAGATCGCCGATCTGGTGGTGGAGACCGACGAGCGCCCGCCGCGCATGGTCGTGGAAGAAATCCTCGATCGCCTGCACACGCTGCCGCCGCGGTAA